The following proteins come from a genomic window of Aptenodytes patagonicus chromosome W, bAptPat1.pri.cur, whole genome shotgun sequence:
- the LOC143172155 gene encoding uncharacterized protein LOC143172155, whose product MDADSDEGKESKLLYPLKDLEHVREIFSLGREEAIMRPLIKTETVDGGQGGAQQVTTRIVPYSPTDLVKIQEKYSRGPRETETEYVWRVSLTGGDCILLSEDEARGYWGLGVFITTNDNREPWSLTQRVAYWAGGLDPMERGDPFSIKMPTAGHILESVQKTACLQLMHDRLLVPQQPSPMQHVADPDRLHPLIRGLPDALKLYAVQLQDRLRALRPQRRGGPPEMTWGEVAQELINYERRMGFTGLGETKSKADLRRVERNGGIKAMPSRNPRPTLARPTRPPDNRRYTLWAEGISKGIPREVMNGLPIPNLESLVKSWDKIKGTPSPSDPKDLPIPGTRNNNRLPPGRLS is encoded by the coding sequence ATGGATGCAGATTCTGACgagggaaaagaatcaaaattgttATACCCTCTTAAAGATCTAGaacatgtaagagaaatattttcccttggaaggGAGGAAGCTATAATGCGACCTTTAATTAAGACCGAGACTGTAGATGGTGGTCAAGGGGGAGCCCAACAAGTTACTACCCGCATTGTTCCTTATTCCCCTACTGATTTggttaaaattcaggaaaaatattcccgGGGACCCCGAGAAACGGAAActgaatatgtatggagagtatctcTTACTGGGGGGGACTGTATCTTGCTGAGCGAGGATGAGGCAAGAGGGTATTGGGGACTGGGGGTTTTTATAACCACAAATGACAATAGAGAACCCTGGTCCCTGACCCAAAGGGTAGCATATTGGGCAGGTGGACTGGATCCTATGGAAAGGGGAGACCCCTTCTCGATTAAAATGCCTACGGCGGGTCACATTTTAGAGAGCGTACAGAAAACTGCGTGTCTCCAGTTGATGCATGACCGATTACTGGTTCCGCAACAGCCCTCTCCCATGCAACATGTGGCAGACCCCGACAGGTTGCACCCTCTTATAAGGGGACTACCCGATGCCTTGAAATTATATGCGGTGCAACTACAAGATCGGTTGAGGGCACTCCGACCCCAGAGAAGGGGAGGTCCCCCGGAGATGACATGGGGAGAAGTAGCACAGGAATTGATTAATTACGAGAGACGAATGGGATTTACCGGTCTGGGAGAGACAAAATCCAAGGCAGACCTTAGAAGGGTGGAAAGGAATGGGGGAATAAAAGCTATGCCCTCGCGCAATCCTCGACCCACCCTGGCGAGGCCGACGCGACCCCCTGATAATAGAAGATATACACTATGGGCAGAGGGCATTTCAAAAGGGATTCCCAGGGAGGTGATGAATGGGTTGCCCATTCCCAACCTGGAAAGTTTGGTGAAAAGCTGGGACAAAATAAAGGGAACCCCATCTCCCTCAGACCCCAAGGATCTTCCTATCCCGGGAACCCGGAATAATAACCGTCTGCCCCCCGGGAGACTGAGTTGA